The Methanomicrobia archaeon genomic interval AGCGGCAGGCAACTTCGACTCCACGCGGCTCAAGGTCTCCGCAGGTGGCACGGCACGATGCGTACCCCGCTTGTATCGCTTGATGCAGGACTTAAGTTCCATGCTGCCTGATTAGGTACTAAGTCTACCAAGATATAAGTGAAAGGGCAGGGCCCGAACGATCCCACCATGAGACCGGCATATACGCTGCAGCGAACCACGGGCATAAAAGTAGCACGATTACCTCGCGTACTCGTTCAGGTGCTCGTTCTCCTTACCCTGCTGGGGATGTTCTCGGGCGCAGCGGCACAGGGCTCTGTTCCGGTCTTCTATTTCTACGGCGCGGATTGTGCGCACTGCACGGTGATAACACCGCAGATCGAAGAGCTTGAAGCGGTCTACCCTGAGCTTGAACTACACCAGCTTGAACTCTCACGTAATACGAGCAACAGCGCCCTCTTTAACCGGTTCATTCTGGCCTACACCCCATCCGCAGTGGACATACCTGCGGCATTCGTCGGTGAGACGGCCCTGATCGGGTACGAGTTAACGAAGGAGCGGCTTGCGGCTGAGATCGCGTACTGCATCGAGCACGAATGCCCGGACCCTCGTGCGGTGGCCGAGGGAACGGGCGATCAGGAGATGGATGAACGTTCTTTGCTCGTTCTGCTTGTCGGAACAGCGCTGGTCGAGGGCATCAACCCCTGCGGGTTCGCCGTCTTGCTCGTTCTGCTCGCCTCACTGCTCCAGGTAAAGTCAAAGCGCGGCGTACTGATCATCGGCCTCATCTTCATTGCCTCGGTCTTCATTACGCACGTGATTGTCGGGTTTGGGATCATGGAGTTCTACCTCGTCGCGGGCATCACGCCAGTCATACGTGCGGTCATAATCGCGATCGTCATTCTTGCCGGGCTCATCAACGTGCTCGATTTCTGGCGCAAACAGTCTACTCTGGCCATACCCACGTTCATCAAGCCCACCCTGGGCAACCTTGCGCGCTACGGCTCAATGCCCGCGGCGGTACTTTTAGGCGTTCTCTCAACGATCGCGGGACTGCCCTGCACCGGCCCCATCTACCTCGCCATGCTCGATCTGATGGCCGCAGTCCCCGCAAAGACGGTCCTGTACCTCATCATCTACAACCTCTGCTACGTGCTCCCACTCGTCATCATTCTGCTCATTGTCTATCGGGAGACGTCCGCGGAGGACGTTGACACGTGGCGAAAGGGCAAGCGGCGGTACATGAAACTCATCGGCGGGCTCTTGATGCTCGCCATCGGGGTCGCGATGCTCTTCGGGATTATATAGCGCGTATGCGGTCCGTTATTCGATGCAGCACCTACCTACCTAACGGTCAACGCCGACGCCAGGTCAGATACGCACCAGCCATCAAAGCCGCTATGACCAGTGCGAGCTCAAATCCGGGCGCCGCAGTCGGCGTCTCTTCTGCGGTCGTCACAACCGCATAGCCGCTCTCGTTCCAGGCCTGCAGACCGCCGATCACCGGGTATACCCGCTCGAATCCCAGCTCCATGAGCAGCTCGCTTGCGGCCGAGCTGTTGCTGCCGTCCGCGCTGTAGATCACGATCTTCTTGCTTGTATTCACTGTAGCAGCCGTCTGATTGCTCAGATTCGCGAGCGGCATGGAGCGTGCGCCTATGATATGTCCCGCGTCATACTCCTCAGCAGACCGCAGATCAACCACCACGATCTCAGCATCAGCGTTATCCGTCCAGCGCTTCACCTCCTCTACAGCGACGTTCACGGGGATCACGGTATTCGCCGTGGACGTGATCGCAATGCTGTGCGTGGCCGTGACCACCGTATCCCCGGAGCTGACTGCGGCGTCAATGAAATAGGTTCCCTGGCTTATACCCGCGCAACTCGAGCACGAGGGCAGCGTCTTCGTAAAGGTGATGCGGGTCTCACCTGCCGGGAGCGCAGTTTTGTTCGAATAAGAGACAAAGTTCACGCCTTTTGAGCTCTTCACACCCGTTACCTTGACTTCAACGGTGCTCAGGTTCGCCGGTGCGTATATCGTCAGGAGGATCTCCACCTCTTCACGTGCGGAATAGATGTCCTTGTCCGTGCTCAGCGC includes:
- a CDS encoding rhodanese-like domain-containing protein, with translation MIRMFSVVMIGLVLLAAFASGGAQTGALEEQSLRILALSTDKDIYSAREEVEILLTIYAPANLSTVEVKVTGVKSSKGVNFVSYSNKTALPAGETRITFTKTLPSCSSCAGISQGTYFIDAAVSSGDTVVTATHSIAITSTANTVIPVNVAVEEVKRWTDNADAEIVVVDLRSAEEYDAGHIIGARSMPLANLSNQTAATVNTSKKIVIYSADGSNSSAASELLMELGFERVYPVIGGLQAWNESGYAVVTTAEETPTAAPGFELALVIAALMAGAYLTWRRR